One window of Phycisphaeraceae bacterium genomic DNA carries:
- a CDS encoding metal-dependent transcriptional regulator, giving the protein MASETVENYLKALDALCRESPTGEAGMKRLAAVVGVTTGTATSMAKKLAAAKLAKYERFGGISLTAKGQSAARDILRRHRLIETFLVETLKLDWSVVHAEAERLEHAISPTVLEALDRHLGHPSVDPHGDPIPDGKGGVREARGQSLCGFPKGARVRVARVADQDREFLEFIARQGLKPGTLATITEIDAPAQSIRVTPEGGQAISLGFAAAAKIMAEMPV; this is encoded by the coding sequence ATGGCGAGTGAAACCGTTGAAAACTACTTGAAAGCGCTGGACGCGCTCTGCCGCGAGTCGCCGACGGGCGAAGCGGGCATGAAACGTCTCGCCGCGGTGGTTGGCGTCACGACCGGAACCGCGACAAGCATGGCGAAGAAGCTGGCGGCGGCCAAGCTCGCGAAGTACGAGCGTTTCGGCGGGATTTCTCTGACGGCGAAAGGGCAGTCCGCGGCACGAGACATCCTGCGCCGCCATCGGCTGATCGAAACCTTTCTTGTCGAAACGCTCAAACTCGACTGGTCGGTTGTGCACGCCGAGGCCGAGCGCCTCGAGCACGCGATCTCCCCCACGGTTCTCGAAGCGCTCGACCGGCATCTGGGCCATCCGAGTGTCGATCCGCACGGCGATCCGATTCCGGATGGCAAGGGTGGCGTGCGCGAAGCGCGGGGGCAGTCGCTTTGCGGGTTTCCCAAAGGAGCGCGCGTTCGAGTGGCTCGCGTTGCCGATCAGGATCGTGAATTCCTCGAATTCATTGCGCGCCAGGGACTCAAGCCCGGCACGCTCGCCACCATCACGGAAATTGATGCACCTGCGCAGTCGATTCGCGTTACGCCCGAAGGCGGCCAGGCGATTTCGTTGGGATTCGCTGCAGCGGCCAAAATCATGGCCGAAATGCCCGTCTAA
- a CDS encoding transporter has protein sequence MRRLPLMIPAGLCLGVSPPAFGQYTLFSPVPRDQMRPMSTDRPDVTESPYTVDAGHFQLEMSFAEWTLRNADSSSPRVREWGVAPFLAKAGLLDNVDLQIGLEPYVWIHTDDPAGGTIAQGFGDTTVRLKVNLYGNDDTSEHAFAIAAMPAIKIPTAHPGIGNDQFAFAMIIPAGLGLGHGWDLGAMAEFDLVQAGGTGLYSVDFVHTATLGKEFTEAVGAFVEYAGVANFSHAEPYRASLNLGAWWQVTPDLKYDGGVRIGLTDAASAVEIFAGMTVRY, from the coding sequence GTGCGCCGTCTCCCCCTCATGATTCCCGCCGGGCTATGCCTGGGTGTTTCGCCGCCTGCTTTCGGCCAGTACACGCTTTTCTCGCCGGTTCCTCGCGACCAGATGCGGCCGATGTCGACCGACCGACCGGATGTCACGGAGTCGCCGTACACGGTGGATGCCGGACATTTCCAGCTCGAAATGAGCTTCGCCGAGTGGACCCTGCGGAACGCCGACTCTTCTTCGCCCCGGGTGCGCGAATGGGGCGTTGCTCCTTTTCTCGCCAAAGCCGGACTGCTCGACAATGTGGATCTTCAGATCGGACTGGAGCCTTATGTGTGGATTCACACCGACGACCCCGCTGGCGGCACGATCGCGCAGGGATTTGGGGATACAACCGTCCGGCTGAAGGTCAATCTCTACGGGAATGACGACACTTCGGAACACGCGTTCGCGATCGCCGCGATGCCGGCGATCAAGATTCCAACAGCGCATCCCGGAATCGGAAACGACCAGTTCGCGTTCGCGATGATCATCCCAGCGGGATTGGGGCTCGGACACGGATGGGATCTGGGCGCGATGGCCGAGTTCGACCTTGTGCAAGCGGGCGGGACAGGTTTGTACAGCGTCGACTTTGTTCACACGGCCACGCTCGGAAAAGAATTCACCGAAGCCGTCGGTGCGTTTGTCGAATACGCGGGGGTCGCAAACTTCTCGCACGCTGAGCCTTACCGGGCTTCGCTCAATCTCGGCGCGTGGTGGCAAGTGACGCCCGACCTCAAGTACGACGGCGGAGTCCGGATCGGACTCACGGACGCCGCGAGCGCCGTCGAGATTTTCGCCGGGATGACCGTGCGGTATTGA
- the murA gene encoding UDP-N-acetylglucosamine 1-carboxyvinyltransferase, producing MDTFVIEGGRRLEGRLRINGSKNAALPLMCVPLLTDEPVTLRDVPNLADIRSLRSLLAELGCVQTGEKPGMMTLHSQDLTKCHARYEIVRTMRASISTLGPLVARRGYAKVSMPGGCAIGDRPVDLHLRGLAALGAEITLNGGDIIAKAPRNGLKGATIFLGGQFGSTVLGTANILCAATLAKGTTVIESAACEPEIVDLANMLIRMGARIQGHGSPRLVVEGVEKLSGVDHTVMADRIEAGTFMLAAAITNGDITLENCPIDAMLVVKDKLGAMGIQLAVSGTDLLRATVRVTSARTLRPVEFTTQPHPGFPTDLQAQMMATLTLADGNSVITERIFPERFLHVAELSRMGARLMRQGPTVIVSGVRKLVGAPVMASDLRASAGLVLAGMAAEGTTIINRVYHLDRGYEQMEDRLASLGASIRRIDDKDLPGNMTGVLE from the coding sequence ATGGATACGTTCGTGATCGAAGGCGGTCGGCGCCTGGAGGGCAGGCTTCGGATCAATGGCAGCAAGAATGCCGCGCTGCCGCTGATGTGCGTGCCTCTGCTCACCGACGAGCCGGTCACGCTGAGGGACGTTCCGAACCTTGCGGATATCCGCAGCCTGCGCAGCTTGCTCGCGGAACTCGGCTGCGTCCAGACCGGCGAGAAGCCGGGAATGATGACCCTGCACTCGCAGGATTTGACCAAATGTCACGCACGATACGAGATCGTTCGCACGATGCGTGCGAGCATCAGCACGCTGGGCCCTCTGGTCGCCCGGCGGGGCTACGCCAAAGTCTCCATGCCCGGCGGGTGCGCGATCGGCGATCGTCCCGTTGATCTTCATCTGCGCGGGCTTGCCGCTCTCGGCGCCGAGATCACACTCAACGGCGGCGACATCATCGCCAAGGCGCCGCGCAACGGGTTGAAAGGCGCGACCATTTTCCTCGGTGGCCAATTCGGTTCGACGGTGCTTGGCACCGCGAACATCCTCTGTGCCGCGACGTTGGCGAAGGGAACGACGGTCATCGAGTCGGCCGCGTGCGAACCCGAGATTGTCGATCTCGCGAACATGCTGATCCGGATGGGTGCCCGCATCCAGGGACACGGGTCACCCCGGCTGGTGGTGGAAGGAGTGGAGAAACTCTCCGGCGTGGATCACACCGTCATGGCCGACCGGATCGAAGCGGGAACGTTCATGCTGGCGGCGGCGATCACCAACGGCGATATCACACTCGAAAACTGTCCGATCGATGCCATGCTGGTGGTCAAGGACAAGCTCGGCGCGATGGGAATCCAGCTCGCAGTGAGCGGGACCGACCTGCTTCGCGCCACCGTTCGTGTCACCAGCGCGCGAACACTCCGACCGGTGGAATTCACAACACAGCCTCACCCCGGCTTCCCGACCGATCTCCAGGCGCAAATGATGGCGACGCTCACGCTCGCCGACGGAAACAGCGTGATCACCGAGCGCATTTTCCCTGAGCGCTTTCTCCACGTGGCCGAGTTGTCGCGCATGGGTGCACGCCTGATGCGCCAGGGACCGACCGTGATTGTCAGCGGCGTGCGGAAGCTGGTCGGCGCCCCTGTGATGGCGAGCGATCTTCGGGCCAGCGCCGGTCTCGTGCTCGCCGGCATGGCCGCGGAAGGAACGACGATCATCAACCGTGTCTACCACCTCGACCGGGGCTACGAACAGATGGAAGACCGCCTCGCGTCGCTTGGTGCGAGCATCCGGCGAATAGACGACAAGGACCTTCCGGGCAATATGACGGGTGTTCTCGAATAG
- a CDS encoding glycosyltransferase family 4 protein: MSRTRAILYLAPTFLANRAGKQIRGVQVMDFQILSDLVSLGHQLCVPLERTWKSKFDEQLGAQSRAPNLEVVLVPALRKPLLTTVAAAVALRNRTFDVAIVGNVARGIVPGVNMMLKRGVFARLVIQANAAPKASFLKTLSRWPARVVAVSRHVADAFPLKTGGQPVDVYYGISNPDAFFPAPEARQQRPVRFCMLGKLDTALKGVEGVIRAFSALPQDCAARCELHLASYPRMPDERTRSAWGSRVIPYPWMTAAEIPGFLRAMDVLIIASASETYSQACVQAMLTGMPVIGRDLPAIREKLGTEAGICFKSQSELTDAMRMLACDPLRRAAMGSKGRTHALEHCVWKTSEFLDRFVFPSQAGSETAASSRDA; encoded by the coding sequence ATGAGCCGCACGCGTGCGATCCTGTATCTCGCGCCGACATTTCTCGCCAATCGCGCCGGCAAACAGATCCGGGGCGTGCAGGTGATGGATTTCCAGATCCTCTCCGATCTCGTCTCGCTCGGTCATCAATTGTGCGTGCCGCTGGAACGGACCTGGAAATCGAAATTCGATGAGCAGCTGGGTGCGCAATCGCGTGCGCCCAATCTGGAAGTCGTTCTGGTTCCCGCGTTGCGCAAGCCGCTCTTGACGACCGTTGCCGCGGCGGTTGCGCTTCGCAATCGCACGTTCGATGTCGCGATTGTGGGCAACGTGGCCCGGGGAATTGTGCCCGGCGTGAACATGATGCTCAAGCGGGGCGTGTTCGCGCGGCTGGTGATCCAAGCGAACGCGGCGCCGAAAGCTTCGTTCCTGAAAACGCTCTCGCGCTGGCCCGCGCGCGTCGTCGCCGTCAGCCGCCACGTGGCCGATGCTTTTCCGTTGAAAACCGGGGGACAACCGGTGGACGTGTATTACGGGATCTCGAACCCCGACGCGTTCTTTCCTGCCCCCGAGGCGCGGCAGCAAAGGCCGGTGCGATTCTGCATGCTCGGCAAGCTGGATACGGCGCTGAAGGGCGTGGAGGGCGTGATACGCGCCTTCTCGGCGCTTCCCCAGGATTGCGCCGCGCGTTGCGAGCTGCACCTCGCGAGCTATCCGCGGATGCCCGACGAGCGCACACGGAGCGCGTGGGGCTCGCGGGTCATCCCTTATCCGTGGATGACGGCCGCCGAGATTCCGGGCTTTCTGCGGGCGATGGATGTGCTCATCATCGCCTCGGCTTCGGAAACCTACTCGCAGGCGTGCGTACAAGCAATGCTGACGGGGATGCCGGTCATCGGCCGCGATCTCCCGGCAATCCGCGAAAAACTGGGCACAGAGGCCGGCATTTGCTTCAAGAGCCAATCCGAACTGACGGACGCGATGCGCATGCTTGCGTGTGACCCGTTGCGGCGTGCGGCGATGGGGAGCAAAGGAAGGACGCACGCTCTCGAGCACTGCGTCTGGAAGACCTCAGAGTTCCTCGATCGATTTGTATTTCCGTCACAAGCGGGATCGGAAACGGCCGCTTCGAGCCGCGATGCCTGA
- a CDS encoding tRNA (cytidine(34)-2'-O)-methyltransferase, translating to MNTPPLLNLVLHEPEIPNNTGNIGRTAIVLGCSLHLIRPLGFDTSEKACRRAGLDYWPRLSVEHHDSWSDFQSRASSNRIWYFSAFAARSVFDADFHRGDWLVFGKETAGLPESILRQASPEQCLRFPMVDGERGLNLATAVCAAAYEAIRQMRARGEIAIDDRGVIRQ from the coding sequence GTGAATACGCCGCCTCTGCTGAATCTCGTTCTGCACGAGCCGGAGATTCCCAACAACACCGGCAACATCGGTCGCACGGCGATCGTGCTTGGGTGCTCGCTCCACCTGATCCGCCCGCTCGGGTTCGACACGAGCGAGAAAGCCTGCCGGCGCGCCGGGCTGGACTACTGGCCGCGGCTTTCTGTCGAACATCACGATTCGTGGTCGGACTTTCAAAGTCGCGCTTCTTCCAATCGGATCTGGTATTTCTCTGCGTTCGCCGCGCGGAGTGTGTTTGACGCCGATTTTCACAGGGGTGACTGGCTGGTCTTTGGGAAAGAGACAGCGGGCTTGCCCGAGTCGATTCTGCGACAAGCCTCTCCGGAACAGTGCCTGCGCTTTCCCATGGTCGACGGAGAGCGCGGGCTGAACCTTGCGACAGCGGTCTGCGCCGCGGCATACGAAGCTATCCGCCAGATGCGGGCGCGAGGAGAGATTGCCATCGATGACCGAGGCGTCATCCGACAGTGA
- the atpG gene encoding ATP synthase F1 subunit gamma, with the protein MGKTREIKKRIRAVGNIRRITKTMQMIATAKFSAAQQRSVSSRPYTDALFELVASLAKSLTDVKHPLLTGGTAKTGAKPLLLVLTSDRGLCGPYNGSILRTGMHFVRENPSHRAGFIELVGKKGAGFLKYNQIPVSQQHNQFGDKPSYEKVEELAQNYIDRFSNGDISSVHVIYMKFISAGKQIPTVMQLLPFKADSLESKTEKPESKSGMKVQYEFSPSAEELLGELLPSAVKAVLFQAFNDAIVSEQVARMVAMKAATDNAGKMGKRLTRVYNRARQAQITTELTEIVAGAAALG; encoded by the coding sequence ATGGGCAAGACCCGCGAAATCAAGAAACGCATCAGGGCCGTCGGCAATATTCGGCGCATCACAAAGACCATGCAGATGATCGCGACCGCCAAGTTCTCGGCGGCTCAGCAGCGATCGGTCTCGAGCCGCCCCTACACCGACGCTCTTTTCGAACTCGTGGCGAGCCTCGCCAAGAGCCTGACCGACGTGAAGCACCCATTGCTCACCGGCGGCACGGCGAAGACCGGAGCCAAGCCTCTCCTGCTCGTCCTCACCTCCGATCGCGGCCTGTGCGGACCGTACAACGGCAGCATCCTGCGCACCGGCATGCACTTTGTTCGGGAGAATCCGTCGCACCGAGCGGGATTCATCGAGCTCGTCGGCAAGAAGGGTGCAGGCTTCCTCAAGTACAACCAGATTCCGGTTTCGCAGCAGCACAACCAGTTCGGCGACAAGCCCAGCTACGAAAAGGTTGAGGAACTCGCGCAGAACTACATCGACCGGTTTTCGAACGGCGATATTTCGAGCGTTCACGTCATCTACATGAAGTTCATCTCTGCGGGCAAGCAGATCCCGACGGTCATGCAACTGCTGCCGTTCAAGGCCGATTCGCTCGAATCGAAGACCGAAAAACCGGAGTCCAAGAGCGGCATGAAGGTGCAGTACGAGTTCAGCCCGTCCGCCGAGGAGCTGCTCGGTGAACTGCTGCCTTCTGCGGTCAAGGCTGTTCTCTTCCAGGCGTTCAACGACGCGATCGTCAGCGAACAGGTCGCACGCATGGTCGCGATGAAGGCCGCAACCGACAACGCCGGCAAGATGGGCAAACGCCTCACCCGCGTCTACAACCGTGCCCGCCAGGCGCAGATCACGACCGAGCTCACCGAAATCGTCGCCGGTGCCGCGGCATTGGGCTGA
- a CDS encoding DUF1223 domain-containing protein, with product MIAVVMSLLGIHLAVADPESGARASEMKPAAVVELFTSEGCSSCPPADKLLAELIDEHAKAGDLIALSFHVDYWNNLGWKDPWSSPGATQRQQEYRDSLGDQSLYTPELVVGGKVGFVGSDRARAEREIAAELLRPKPIPVSATAKWKETSETGRQLHVVVRLGKSDKIEKLIRKWTVLVAVTEKGLSSDVRRGENAGRKLSHQSVVRVSKTIESELNTKPEIDFAIPADLQVDRASVVVLVQASPGKPIEGASHTELVRAEPATP from the coding sequence ATGATTGCAGTCGTCATGTCGTTGCTCGGGATTCATTTGGCGGTTGCCGATCCGGAATCCGGGGCTCGAGCATCGGAAATGAAGCCCGCCGCGGTCGTCGAGTTATTCACCTCGGAAGGATGCTCCTCCTGCCCGCCCGCGGACAAATTGCTCGCCGAGTTGATCGATGAGCACGCCAAGGCCGGCGACCTGATCGCGCTCTCGTTCCACGTGGACTACTGGAACAACCTCGGTTGGAAAGATCCTTGGAGTTCACCCGGCGCCACTCAGCGTCAGCAGGAATATCGCGATTCTCTCGGCGATCAAAGCCTCTACACGCCCGAGTTGGTCGTTGGAGGCAAGGTGGGCTTTGTCGGCTCTGATCGGGCTCGCGCCGAGCGAGAGATCGCGGCCGAACTACTCCGTCCAAAGCCGATCCCCGTTTCAGCCACCGCGAAATGGAAAGAGACCAGCGAAACCGGTCGGCAACTTCACGTCGTCGTCCGGCTTGGAAAGAGCGACAAGATCGAAAAGTTGATTCGCAAGTGGACGGTCTTGGTCGCGGTCACTGAAAAGGGTCTCTCCAGCGACGTTCGCCGGGGCGAGAATGCGGGTCGGAAACTCAGCCACCAGAGCGTCGTTCGAGTCTCGAAGACTATCGAATCCGAATTGAACACCAAGCCCGAAATCGATTTCGCAATTCCGGCTGATTTGCAAGTCGATCGCGCTTCCGTCGTCGTGCTGGTGCAGGCCTCTCCGGGAAAGCCAATTGAAGGGGCTTCTCATACGGAATTGGTTCGAGCCGAACCCGCCACGCCCTGA
- a CDS encoding Nramp family divalent metal transporter, with product MTNTPPNPSDPTPATPAIEPGWRARSSTPSLAEVHASVPVPTTGSFWKKLFAFTGPGLMVSVGYMDPGNWATDLAGGAQFGYTLLTVILISNIMAMVLQHLALKLGVVTGRDLAQACRDHYSKPVGFVLWVLCEIAIAACDLAEVIGSAIALNLLFGIPLWLGVCITAVDVLLILTLQYRGFRAIEAVIAALVLTIGLCFAYEMIASRPDILGIASGLLPRPEVVTDPAKLYIAIGILGATVMPHNLYLHSSIVQTRRYERTDAGKAMAVKFATIDSTAALFIAFFINAAILILAAATFHNSGHQDVAGIEQAFELLTPVLGATAASTVFAIALLASGQNSTLTGTLAGQIVMEGFLNIRLKPWLRRLITRMVAIVPAAIVAVLYGSKGVNELLILSQVILSLQLSFAVIPLVMFTSDRTKMGRFVNGTWLKTISWSMAVVIVVLNGYLLYETAVEWIKPAPDTNVATPQSDGE from the coding sequence ATGACAAACACTCCGCCGAATCCATCCGACCCGACTCCAGCAACCCCTGCGATCGAGCCCGGCTGGCGAGCCCGAAGCTCAACTCCTTCGCTCGCGGAGGTGCACGCATCAGTCCCGGTCCCCACCACCGGTTCGTTCTGGAAGAAGCTTTTCGCGTTTACTGGGCCGGGGCTGATGGTCTCGGTCGGATACATGGACCCGGGCAACTGGGCGACGGACCTCGCGGGCGGCGCGCAGTTCGGATACACGCTGCTCACGGTCATTCTGATCTCGAACATCATGGCGATGGTGCTGCAGCACCTCGCGCTGAAGCTCGGCGTTGTGACCGGGCGCGATCTGGCCCAGGCCTGCCGCGATCACTACAGCAAGCCCGTTGGATTCGTTTTGTGGGTGTTGTGTGAAATCGCGATTGCCGCGTGCGATCTTGCGGAAGTGATCGGTTCCGCGATCGCGCTCAATCTGCTGTTCGGAATCCCGTTGTGGCTCGGCGTGTGCATCACCGCTGTCGATGTGCTTCTGATTCTCACGCTGCAGTATCGCGGTTTCCGCGCAATCGAGGCCGTGATCGCGGCACTCGTGCTCACCATCGGCCTGTGCTTTGCGTACGAGATGATCGCGTCGAGGCCGGATATTCTCGGCATCGCTTCGGGACTCTTGCCCCGCCCGGAGGTCGTGACCGACCCCGCCAAGCTCTACATCGCCATCGGCATTCTGGGTGCGACCGTCATGCCGCACAATCTTTACCTGCACAGCAGCATCGTGCAGACGCGCCGATACGAACGCACCGACGCGGGCAAGGCGATGGCGGTGAAATTCGCGACCATCGACTCGACCGCCGCGCTGTTCATCGCGTTCTTCATCAACGCCGCGATTCTCATTCTTGCCGCGGCAACGTTCCACAATTCCGGCCACCAGGATGTCGCGGGAATCGAGCAGGCGTTCGAACTTCTTACGCCCGTGCTCGGCGCGACTGCCGCGAGCACGGTCTTTGCGATCGCCCTTCTCGCCAGCGGCCAGAACAGCACGCTGACCGGCACGCTCGCCGGGCAGATCGTCATGGAAGGGTTTTTGAATATCCGGCTGAAGCCGTGGCTTCGACGCCTCATCACCCGCATGGTCGCGATCGTTCCGGCCGCGATCGTCGCGGTTCTGTACGGTTCCAAGGGCGTTAACGAGCTGCTCATCCTGAGCCAGGTCATTCTCTCGCTGCAGTTGTCGTTCGCGGTGATTCCGCTCGTGATGTTCACTTCCGACCGGACGAAGATGGGGCGCTTTGTCAACGGAACCTGGCTCAAGACTATTTCGTGGTCGATGGCAGTCGTGATCGTGGTTCTGAACGGGTATTTGCTTTATGAAACCGCAGTGGAATGGATCAAACCCGCGCCCGACACGAACGTGGCTACTCCACAATCCGATGGCGAGTGA
- the queA gene encoding tRNA preQ1(34) S-adenosylmethionine ribosyltransferase-isomerase QueA, whose translation MLQTSELDYDLPEERIAVEPVSPRDSARLMVVERARGRLAEHAAVRDLPRLLRAGDVLVFNTTRVLPARLLGKREDTGGAVEGLFLSRANDEDVERWTVLLRAKKVRSGMRFSLEDPAGASCGVTLIAIEKVPDEAGAWLVAVENKSGGDALERAGHTPLPPYIIKAREHLHRPGEEADDAKRYQTVYADAPGSVAAPTAGLHFTPQLLTDLRRIGVERVDVTLHVGTGTFRPIEASIVEQHPMHSERCFISKDALRRIVRAKSENRRVIAVGTTSARTLESFAANYEALITGGASEEQAIGRLPDFLDTSLLITPGYRWNWVSGLLTNFHLPRSTLLAMVGAFLTETQTPLRTLRDLYAEAIRQKYRFYSYGDAMLLH comes from the coding sequence GTGCTTCAGACGAGCGAACTCGACTACGACCTGCCTGAAGAGCGAATTGCCGTGGAGCCTGTTTCGCCCCGCGATTCCGCGCGCCTGATGGTCGTCGAGCGCGCCCGTGGCCGGCTCGCGGAGCATGCGGCGGTGCGAGATTTGCCGCGCTTGCTGCGGGCGGGAGATGTGTTGGTCTTCAATACCACCCGTGTTCTGCCGGCGCGCCTGCTCGGCAAGCGAGAAGATACCGGCGGTGCAGTCGAGGGCCTGTTTCTTTCGCGCGCAAATGATGAGGATGTCGAACGTTGGACGGTGCTGCTTCGTGCCAAAAAGGTTCGATCGGGCATGCGGTTTTCGCTCGAAGATCCGGCCGGTGCGTCCTGTGGTGTCACACTTATTGCGATTGAGAAGGTTCCGGATGAGGCCGGCGCATGGCTGGTTGCGGTCGAGAACAAGTCCGGAGGCGACGCGCTCGAACGCGCGGGGCACACGCCTCTTCCGCCGTACATCATCAAGGCGCGCGAACACTTGCACCGACCCGGCGAGGAAGCCGACGATGCGAAGCGCTACCAGACGGTGTACGCCGATGCGCCCGGGTCGGTCGCCGCGCCGACCGCGGGGCTTCATTTCACTCCTCAACTCCTGACCGATCTGCGCCGAATCGGAGTCGAACGGGTGGATGTCACACTTCACGTCGGAACCGGGACGTTCCGGCCGATCGAGGCATCGATCGTCGAACAACACCCGATGCACTCGGAGCGATGTTTCATTTCGAAAGACGCATTGCGCCGTATCGTTCGAGCAAAGAGCGAGAACCGCCGCGTGATCGCGGTCGGAACCACCAGCGCGCGCACGCTCGAGAGCTTCGCCGCGAATTACGAAGCGTTGATCACCGGGGGCGCGAGCGAAGAACAGGCGATCGGTCGCCTACCCGACTTTCTTGATACCTCGTTGCTCATCACGCCCGGGTACAGGTGGAATTGGGTTTCCGGCCTTTTGACCAACTTCCATCTGCCGCGCAGCACCCTGCTCGCGATGGTCGGCGCCTTTCTGACCGAGACACAAACACCTCTCCGTACCCTGCGAGACTTGTACGCCGAAGCCATCCGTCAGAAATACCGCTTCTACTCCTACGGCGACGCCATGCTGCTGCACTAG